The Planococcus donghaensis genome contains a region encoding:
- a CDS encoding DUF4126 domain-containing protein: MSEGFSWLGSTPALIAFGAAIVFEVAVNYIPAVGSMMKLIATPIAALAGILLTASFIGDMNPLLEWSIAIIGGGRVATASHTVVTAVKGVSETALLSPAVAVAEDVTATTVPIAIFLIPVLAIFLIPVLAIFFVLLIPLLIFIYYPKRQRRKNNHNTV; the protein is encoded by the coding sequence TGTCAGAAGGATTTAGCTGGCTCGGCAGCACCCCTGCGTTGATTGCTTTCGGAGCGGCAATCGTATTTGAAGTAGCGGTTAATTATATTCCAGCTGTCGGGTCGATGATGAAACTTATTGCCACACCGATCGCGGCACTTGCGGGTATCCTGCTGACAGCGTCCTTCATCGGAGATATGAATCCGCTGCTAGAATGGAGCATCGCCATTATTGGTGGAGGTCGAGTTGCCACGGCATCACATACTGTGGTGACTGCTGTTAAAGGGGTAAGCGAAACCGCGCTGCTCAGTCCTGCTGTCGCCGTTGCAGAAGATGTAACTGCAACGACAGTACCGATTGCCATTTTCCTGATTCCGGTGCTGGCCATTTTCCTGATTCCGGTGCTGGCCATTTTTTTTGTTTTGCTGATTCCACTGCTGATTTTCATTTATTACCCTAAGCGACAACGACGGAAGAATAATCATAATACTGTTTAA